The stretch of DNA CAGCGCCTCGGTGGGCTCAATGATGATATAGCCGCCGGATTTGAGCGAGATGACGCGATCGTGCATCGACTCAATCTGATTCTCCACCTGATAGCGGGAGAACAGCGGCAGTTTGTCTTTGTAGGGCTGCACCACCTTGACGTAGCGCGGCATTAGCAGTCGCATGAAGTCCTTGCCGCGTCGATAGGCGTCGTTGCCTTCGATGAGGATCTCTTCCATATCGGTGGTGTATAGATCGCGGATGGTGCGGATGATCAGTTCGCCCTCTTCGTGGATCAGAGCGGGGGCTTTGGACTTTTCACACTTATCCTGAATGGTCTTCCACAGTCGCGTCAGGTAGCTCATGTCGCGGCTGATTTCGCGCTTGGTGCGCTCCAGACCGGCGGTGCGAATGATCAGGCTCATCTCCTGGGAGATCTCCATGGTGGCAAGCATCTTTTTCAGCGTTTTGCGCGCTGCGCCATCCATGATTTTACGGGAGATGCCGCCGCCGCCTACGGTTTCGGGCAGCAGAACGGTGTAGCGACCGGCCAGGGAGATATTGGTGGTCAGGGAGGCGCCTTTGGTGCCGCGCGCCTCCTTGATGACCTGCACCAGGACGGTTTGGCCTTTGGTCAGAATCTTCTGAATGGGGATGTTGCGACGGCGACGGGTGCGCGTGGGGCGGGCGCGGGAGGGGCTATCACTCTCTTCAGCCCCATCTTCGTCATCCAACGCGGCATCATCATCATCGTCAACCGGGGACTCGTCGTCTTCCTCATCGGAGTCGTCGTCATCGGAGTCGTCCTCTTCCGACTCATCCGCGGATTCGTCGGCATCCTGCTCGGAGTCGGACCCACCCGCACCCTCTGCGCTATCTTCGTCGGCGTTGGGCTCGGCGTCAGTACTGGCTTCGACTTCAGTATCAACGCTTTGCTCAGCCTGATCGGCGTCACTCTCCTGCGGCTGCTCCTCAGTGGACTCCGAGGCTTCTGTCACCGCCTCCAACGGCGCCTCTTGGGCGCTGCTCACCGCCTGATCATCGGGCGTGGCTTTGGCTTTGGCTCTGCTCCGCCCAGGCGGCGGGGCGTCATTTTGGACCTCATCCTCAGGATAGTACTTGGGATGAATGTCATTGATGGAGAGGAAGCCTTGGCGTCCGCCGTTGAAATCGACGAAGGCGGCTTGTAGGGAGGGCTCCACCCGGGTCACGCGGCCCAGGTAGACGTTGCCTTTGATCTGTTCTTTGGTGGAGGTCTCGATATCCAGATCGAGGAGGCGTTGATCTTCAACAATGGCGACGCGCACTTCTTCATCATGAGTGGCGTCCACCAGCATGCGCTTGGTCATGTGGGGGGATAACTCCGTGTGTTTGGCCCACGCCACCGCACCGCTGGCGACTGCAAGCTGGTGGCGATAACGTGGACGTCGTAAGGGCGAATCCGGCGGCGCAAGGGCGCTGCGTCGGCTTCGGTCTAATCTCTTAATGAATTCCAACAAACCCGCGCGTTTTCACTCAGGCTTCGGACCTGGGACAACATGAGCGGGGAAAAATGTGTCTGAACGCGCAACGCGCATATGGCGCAAAGGCTGCGATGCCAGTATGCTCGGGCCTGCTCAAGCCACATCGGCGAGCAGAAAATTTCGAACATTGTACGGATCTCCAATCCCAAAAGCAAAGAAGCCGTGAACGAACCTGTCAGAAAAACGCCCGCCCGGCAGGAACCCGTAGACGCTGAGTTTGATGGTCAGCGCCTCGATCGGTTCCTAACCCATCACATTCCCGGCATGCCGCGCGGTGAAATTCAGCGCTTGATGCGCACCGGACAGGTGCGCGTTAACGGTGGCCGCGCCAAGGGGGACCGCCGCCTGGCGTTGGGCGATCAGGTGCGGATTCCGCCGCTCACCGAAGCCGATCAAAAACCCCGCGAGCGGGGCGCGGCGCCGCCTGCGGCGCTGGTCAAACGGTTGGCTGAGCGCATTATCTACCGCGATGGCTGGATGCTGGTGCTGGACAAGCCGGTGGGCGTGCCGGTGCATGGCGGCAGCGGGCACGAATGGGGGGTGGTGGACGCCATGCGCGTCTATCTGGATGAGTTGGGCGTGGTGGCCAGCCCGGAGTTGTGTCACCGCCTGGATAAGGAGACCTCGGGGTGTCTGGTGTTTGGCCTGACCCCGAAAGCGGTGCGCGAGTTGACGCGGGCGTTTCGCGACGGCGAGGTGGAGAAGCAATACCTCACCCTGGTGCAGGGGGCGCCCAAACCGCAAGGTCGGATTGCGCGCAATCTGGCCAAAGGTCAAGTGCGCGGTGGAGAACGCATGGTCGCCGCTTCTGATGGGGAGGGGCAGGAGGCCGCCACCCGCTACGCGATGCACGAACGTTTCAGCTTCTGCGCATTGATGGAGGCGACGTTGGAGACCGGGCGCACCCACCAGATTCGCGTCCATTTCCAGGATCTGGGCCACCCGGTGGCCGGTGATGGCAAATATGGCGATAAAAGCTTTAATCAACAGATGAAGTCGGTGGGCCTCAAGCGCATGTTCCTGCATGCATGGCGTCTGCGCCTCAAGCACCCGCATGAAGGGCGCTGGATGGAGTTCACCGCGCCGCTGGATGATGGCCTGCAAAGCGTGCTCACAGCGCTGCGTGACTCTGCGCCCAAAAGCAGTCGGCCGCGCCAGACGCAACCGGCGCAACGCGTCCAGGGCAAGGGCGCACAGCCGAGGAGTGAACGACGCGGCGGCGCGCCCAGCGCCCGACGTCGTGGAGGCAAATGATGAGCAGCAATCGCTATGAGTTGGTGATTTTCGATGTCGACGGCACCTTGATGGACTCCTTGGGGGCGATCTCCCATGTGGTCAATCTGTCGCTCAAGGAGCTGGGGCTGCCCACCATCAGCCACGCCAGCGTGGGGGCCATTGTTGGCCTGTCGCTGGACGCCGCCGCGCAGCGCCTTCTGCCCAGCGCCACTCAGCAGACCCGCGACCAGTTGGTGGCGCTCTATCGCCAGCACTATAAAGCGTTGGCCGACGCCAATTCGTTGGACCATGAACTCTTTCCCGGCGTGCGCGACACTCTCTACGAACTGAAGGGGCGCGGCGTCACCCTGGCCCTGGCCACGGGAAAATCCATGCGCGGGGTGGAGCGCATGATCGAAGAGCAGAACTTCCATGGCCTGTTCGCCGCCATCAAAACCGCCGATTGCGCCCCCTCCAAACCCCATCCCGGAATGCTGGAGCAGGCGTTGGCGGAGACCGCCATGCCGCCGGAGATGGCGTTGATGGTGGGCGACACCGATTTTGACCTGCTTATGGCCAACAGCGCTGGGGTGGACGCCTGCGCGTTCCCCTCCGGCGCGCATCCGCGTGAGCGTTTGGCCGCCGCCAACCCCAAATATTGGATCGACGCCATTCCGCAGGTGTTGGATATCGTCAGCGGCAAGCGCTAAAGTCAGTCGAAATCAAAATTGGACCTTGGCGATTTTGAAAATGGAGGATATCGAGAGCTATGCCCTCTAGCTCCCAAAGTCAAAATCCAAACCGTGATTCGGGCCATCCATGGCCCTCACCCTTCGGGCTCGCTGCGCGAGTCCGATTCGGCAATCCTGCCGAATCGTGGGCGCTGCCCATGTATGGTCCGCTCCGCCACGGCAAGAGAAAATATCCATGTATGGTCCGCTCCGCCACGGCATGTATGGTCCGCTCCGCCACGGCAAGAGAAAATGTCCACTGATGTGTGAGGCTTAGTCGCGCCCATGTATCCGGCCTGTTGATGAGGGGCTTGTCGCCCTCTGGCCCTGATGGAATTTGCGCGTGGCCCTCCTCAACACACCCTCGGCCTCTATGGGCCCTTGGGCGAAACAGGTTCTTGACCACGCAGGGCTATGCCGTTTCACGCCATCAATCTCGACTCTCTCTCGCAACCTGGCTGGTGGGATCTCTTTCTCTTTCCTTATCGGCCTGTTTTTCTTTTAGAGTTGTATTGCGCTCTCTCTACACAGCGGCGCTGGCCCCATAGGCCTCCTGCTTCACCAGCATCGCCCACGCGCTGCGCGCCATGCGGTTGGCCAGCGCCACCACTGCTCTATTTGCGCCGCGACGTTCCGACACCGACACTGCCCACTGGCTGCGGCGATCCGGCTTGTTTTCACACACGCGCAACGCCGCCCGCGCCCCATGAATCAACAGGGTGCGAAGATAACCGTTTCCCCGCTTGCTGATCCCCGTCAGCCACGCCTTGCCCCCTGTGGAGTGCTGATTGGGAACCAACCCTATCCATGCCGACAGCTCCCGGCCATTCTTAAACGCCCGCACATCCCCCACCGACGCCAACAGCGCCGTCGCCGTGATCGGTCCCACTCCCGGGATCGTCATCAGCAATCGACACTGCGGCTCCGCCTTGGCCAGCGCCTCAATCTCACGCTCATATTTGCCGATACGCTCATCCAAATGCGCCAGCTCATCGCGCTCATCCTCCAGAATTACGCGAAAATTGGCGCTCATTTCCGAGCTCTCATCACTCAAAATCAGCACAATCGCCCGCCGCGCCTGCTTGATGCTCTTGGGAAAGACAATCCCATACTCGGCAAGCAGTCCGCGAATCTGGTTCACCAACGCCGTGCGGTTCTTCACCGCCAGACTGCGTATCCGATGCAGCGACAATATCTCTTGCTGGGCAACGCTTTTGATCCCCACAAAACGCATATTCGGACGCTGTACCGCTTCACATATCGCCTCAGCGTCCACGCTGTCGTTCTTGTGCCGCTTCACGTAGGGCTTCACATATTGCGGCGCCATCAAACGCACTTCATGCCCATATCCCTGAAATTTCCGCGCCCAATGGTGGGCGCCGCTACTGGCTTCCATCCCCACCAGGCACGGCGGCAGTTGCGCCATGAACTCCAGTAACTTATCTCGTTTCAAGCGCTGTTTCAGAACGCTCTTGCCGCGCGCATCCACGCCATGCAACTGAAACACGCTCTTGCCCAGATCAATCCCCAGTACCCGTACCTGTCCGTTTTCGATATGATTGCTCATGGTCCGCTCCGACTCCGTTTAGATGGAAAAACACACCACCATCTTGGCCCATTGCGAGGCCGTTTGGGTAGCGGAGCGGACCATTCCATTACACCCGCTTAAGGGTCACAGACCCTTAAGAATCCCGCCTCCGACCAGTCGGCGGCCAATAATCAGCGCGAGCTTCACCTGCGTCACGCAAACATTGGCCGTTCAGTGCAGTTTTGGTTTTACTCACTATCATCGCTGGCCATCGTCCGAATCGCCGGGGGCGAGAGGGCAATAGTAGCAATTTCATGCATTATATTTATTTATAGCGATTGCGCCGGAAACACATTTTATTGCCGTTTAATCGGAAAATACTCTTTTCAGGCAGGAGCTCGCCATGGCCACGGCAAAAATCTTCAATCTGCGCGGCGCCATCTCACTCATTGTGACATGGGCGTTTCTCATCAGCGTCATCACCGGCATTGTGCTGTTTGTCGTGCCGCAGGGGCGTGTGGCCTATTGGGTCAGCTGGACCCTCGGCGGCATGAGCAAAGAGCAGTGGGGGGTCATTCACATCGTCTTTGGTCTGTTGTTTGTGGTCATCGGCGTGTGGCACCTGATCTATAACTGGAAACCCTTCGTCAATTATCTCAAGACCAAGCGGCGCGCCAATGACGCGGGGGGCAAATCCGGCGGCGTCAGCCGCGAACTGCTCACCGCATCCGGCTTCAGCGTGGTGTTGGTGGTCACCGCCATCGCCGATCTGCCTCCCACCAGTTGGTTGATGGCGCTCAACGACTGGTCCAAGCAGGCGTGGATTACCGATCCCGCGTTCGAGCCGCCGTTCGGCCACGCCGAAGATGTCTCCCTCAATGGCTTCTGCCGCAAGATGACGATCGATCCGGTCGTTGCGCGCACCGCACTCGAGCAAGCTGGCTGGACTCTGCCGGACAACGCCGGTCAGACCAAGCTCAAGGATTTGGCGCTATTGAACCAATCCAACGCCATGGCGCTCTATGCAGTGATCAAGCCGTTGGAGAAGAGCTCGGCTCCGCAGCAGGCGGCGCCGGTCGCTTCACTCTCCACAGATGAGATTGAGGCGCGCTTTGCCGGGAGCGGTATTGGTCAAAAGAGCGTGGCGGAGGTGGCGCAGATGCTGGGAGTGAGCCCTGACTATGCGCTACAGGGCTTGCGCGCCATTGGCGTCGAGACCGACACAACCGGACAACTCAAGCCGTTGGCCGAACAGGCGGACAAAACCCCCATGGATCTGCTGCTGGCCATGGCCAAGGGGGGCGGCGCCCAGTAAGGGGAGCGTATGAGCGCACAGGACGACACATTCGACGACTGCCCGGCGGGCGGCGAGGCCGATGAATTCCATCAGCGGATTCTCAGTGGTTTGGAGGATGCTTTTGATGAACTTCGTCCCCGCTGGATAGAGGTCGAGGCCATGGCGCCCGATGCGCGTGGCGAGGATGAGCGGGAGTTCATAGACGCAATGCAGCGCACGCGCGAAGAGATGGCGCAATTGCGGGACGATCAACTCCCTTATGATCGCAAATATGAGCTGGCGCGGGAGGTTCAAGCGCGGCTGCTGGATCTCAGTTTGATGTAAAAAAAAGCGCGCTTCCCGCGTGAGGAAGCGCGCTATTTTCAACTCGCCGTTTTGTGGCGTTACTCTTTGACCACCGCATGAGGGTTGAAATCTTCGCTCTGTGGCTCGTATTTGTTGCGCACGTCCGCCACCCACTTCTCATTGTCGGCGCGCCACTGATCCTCTTCAGCCAGCGAGCCAAACTCCACAGGCTCCATGGAGACGATCACATGGGAGGGGTAGGCGCTGGTGTTGCCGGTGGCGGCGTCCACCACCAGACCAATGACCCCACCCAACAGAATATTGCCCACTGTCGCGCCGTTGAATTCGGTATCGATCTGTTGAGTCATATCCAGGAAGCCATCTGCGTGGCACATGACAACGCCCGGCCCAGAACTGGCGTCGGCTTTGATTTGACCAGGAATGGAGAAGGTGCGGGTGCCCATGGCGTCAGTGAATTCACACTCCGCCGGGGTGTTGGAGTGAACTTCGATCATGCCGCCATCCATGCCCTTGGCCATGGTGGCGCAACCCGATAGCAGCGCTGCGCAGGCAATTAAAGAAAGAGTCTTTTTCATCGGATTCTCGCACTCATGTGGTTATGAAAGAGGGCTCGGCGTTGCATCGAACAACCCGCACAGCGACGTCCCTTTAAATTCGGCAGTTAGCGCCAGCTTTTGTCGTTGCGAATAGTGTGCGAAGGGTGACTGCGCACGGCTGCTGTGATTGCAAGATGATATAAATATTGGCATCCCAACACGAAACAGATCATTTGGTCTGCAAATTTATAAAATATATATCATGAATTTTCTCTCACTGAAATGAAGAAACTCTCGGTGGTTAAAAGGTGATATCGAAAAAACTTCCGTGGGGCAGGAGGTTGGGCAGCACAGCGCGCCAAACGCCAGTCAGCGCAGCCAATTGAAACAGCGCAGGCGCAGGCGGCAACACGAACCATAACGCCCCCAGGGCGAGATAAACGCCAGCGGTGGCGCGCCAATCGTTGGAAAAGAGTTTGAATGCCGTGCCCAGGGATTTGCGTGGGCCGCTGGCCTTGAGCAGATTCAGGCTCACCAGCTCATCGAGCAGCAGGTGCGTGAGGAATCCCAGCAGCACAAACAGGCCGCTGAGCCACGCCAGCGTGATCCCCAGCAGAAACAGGCGGTCCGCCAGCACAATGGCGATGGCGGCGAACAGCGCCCCTGCCGGGACAGAGTGGATAATCCCGCGATGCTTGGTCAGTTGCGTGAACAGGGCGAACACGCCGTAGCGAATCATGAGGAATGCAGCCCACCATAACAGGATCAACTCCAGCACCGAATAGCGCCCCACACCCACGCCGAACATCACCACGAAGCCGAACAGCGTGGCCAGAAAGGTGAAACCGGCTTTGAGCGGCGTGGAGGTATCGCTGTCCAGATCCGGCAGCAGACCGCCAATGGTCCCCAGAGTGAACAGCAGCAGGGTTTGGTCGGCGTTAATCACGCCTGCGGCGTTGACCAATGTGGCCGCCGCGCCGGAGACAGCGGCGCCGACGCTCAGATGGGTGGAGAAGTCAGCCATGGGAGATTACGGCGTCTCTTCCTTATATTTCTCCACCGTGTAGAGCTGAATCTGGGGCCCGTGGCGCCAGCAGTCGCCAGCCAGCCCCGCCTTGCGGCACAGGTGAGAGAGAAACTCCGTGGGCGAGGGTAACTGCTCCCACACCTGCGGCAGGAAGGTGGCGCGCGATCCGCCAACGCTGAGAATCACCCCGTGCACGTTGGGTTCAAGCTTGCACAGGAGGTCGTCTGCGCTGTCATAGGGGAGGGGTTGCGGCGCCGAAAGCAGGGAGACCTCAACGCGAATTTGCGCCAATTCTTCGAAGTTCACAGGGGGAAAACGTGGGTCGCGGAACGCCGCCGCCTCGGCGTTGGCGATCAGATCCGCCGCCAGGTCGCGATGGGCGACCAGGGAGCCGATGCAACCGCGCAGAGCGCCCTGCTTGGTGAGGGTGATAAAACAGGCGCCGGGTTCGGCCAGTTCCGGGAATCTCTCCCGCAGCGATTGCGCCGACTGCAGCGGCTGGTCGCTCAGCTTCGCCGCCAAATGCGCACGCGCCAGTGCAGGGAGTTGCGGTCCCGCTTTCATGCCGCCTGCTCCGTGTGGTCAAAATAGAGGTAGCTGGCGTAGCCCACCACACGATTTTTATCCCCGGCGGTGTCGCCGGAGTTGCGGTAGTCGGCCAACTCCGAGCGCCAGCCGCGCTGTTTGGCCAGCATGATCAGCGCCGCCACGCCGGTGCGGCCGCACGCTTCGCATTCGCTCATTTGCTCGGCGCTCTGTTTGGCCACGGCGTCATGGCATTCAGAGTCCAAGCGGCGCGCGGTGTCGTAATCATGGAAGTGGGAGAGGTCGGAACTGACCACGATCAGATCATCCTCAGACGCATAGGTTTGCAGAATCTGCGCCAGCCGCTCATGGCTGATGCGTCCATACACCATGGGGATGAGTCGCATGTGCTGGACGCTCTCCAGCAGAAACGGCAGTTGCGTCTCCAGCGAGTGCTCCATGGCGTGGGGGTTGGCGCTGTTGCTGACATCCGGCTCAGTGAGCATCCAGCCGATGGTCTGCAGGTCAAGAGGGATATCCCCCATGGGGGTGGCGAAGGCGCTGTAGTCGCCCACCGACACCCCGTCCAGATAGACCCGATGGCTGGGGCCCACCAGAAACACCCGGCGCGGATTCTCCTCGGTGGCGGCGGGCAGACCGTTATAGGCGTAGCCGGCGGTGACGCCGGAGAAGCGATAGCCTGCATGGGGGGCAACCACGGCGCATGGCGTCGTTTGCGGCTTGGGCGCCGAACTCAGGAAGTGCGCCACGGTGCGGCGCAACAGGTCGGGCTCATCGGGATAGAACATTCCCGCCACCGCAGGGGGGCGTGCAGAGAGGGTGGTCATAACAGCGGCTCCTGAGAGCTGTGGCGCGCATTGCTGTCGGCGCTCGCCCTGGACAAGCCATGTTTGGCGGGCCATCATCAATGCCGATCAAAATTGGTCATGAAAAATTGCTTACTCAAACAGTTTACCGGGATTGGAGCGTTGGGCGCCATGAAAAGATCGTTGTGTGTCTTTGTCTTGCTGTGGGGCTTGTGTCTGCACGCCGCCACAGCGCAGGCCGCGCACGGTCTGAGCCTGGATGGCGAATTGAAGTACCCGGCAGAGTTCAAGCATTTCGACTACGTCAATCCCCAGGCGCCGGTGGGTGGGCATCTGACCCTGCAGGATATGGGCGGCTTCGATAAGCTCAACCCCTTCACCCTCAAAGGCGCCGCGCCGGCGCTGCTGGGGGCGTTGGTGTTTGAGACCCTGATGACCTCCTCGCTGGACGAGCCCTTCGCGCAGTATGGCCTGCTGGCCGAAGATGTGGTTGTGGCCGAGGATTGGATGTCGGTGACCTTCCGCCTCAACGCCAAAGCGCAATTTTCCGATGGGACGCCAGTTACTGCGGAAGATGTGAAATTTAGCCTGGAGACCCTGAAGTCTGATCAGGCCTCGCCGTTCCACGCCAGCTACTACCGCGATATCGAGCGCGCCGAAATCATCGATGCGCGCAGCGTGCGTTTCCACTTCAAACAGTACAATCGCGAACTGCCGCTCATCGCCGGGCAACTGCCGATTCTCAGCAAGAAATTCTTCGCCAAGCACAGCTTCAAGGATCTGGATCTGACCATCCCGGTGGGCTCTGGCCCCTATGTGGTGGAGAAGGTGGAGTCGGGCAAGAGCGTGCTCTATCGCCGCAACCCCAACTATTGGGGCTGGGGTCTGCCGGTCAATCAGGGCTTCTACAATTTCGACTCCATCGGCTTGAAGGTGTTCAAGGATCCGGTGGTGGCGTTGGAGGCGTTCAAGGCTGGAGAGTTCGACTTCATCACCGTCTACAACTCCAAACAGTGGGCGCGGGATTATGAGGGCAAGCAGTTCGACTCCGGCGCCTTGATCAAGGAGAAATTGCCCCATCGCAACAATCAGGGCATGCAGGCGTTCATCTTCAATCTGCGTAAACCGCTGTTCCAGGATCAGCGCGTGCGGCAGGCGCTGGCGCTGGCGTTTGACTTCGAGTGGAGCAATCACAATCTGTTCTACGATCAATACACCCGCGACGGCAGCTTCTTCTCCAACTCGGAGATGGCCGCCCGTCCCGGGCCGCCGCAAGGGGCGGTGTTGAATCTATTGGAGCCGTTTCGCAAACAGCTCCCCGCCGAGGTGTTCGAGGGCGTGCGTCCGCCGCCCAGCACAACGCCGCCGGGCTCCCTGCGCGGCAATCTGCGGCAGGCGATGCGGCTGCTCAAACAGGCGGGCTGGAAATTGGGACCGGACCGGGTGCTGGTCAACGCCAAGGGTGAGCGCCTGGCGTTCGATTTCCTGCTGGCGCAACCCGCCTTCGAGCGCGTCATGGCGCCGTTCAACGCCAATCTGAAAAAGCTCGGCGTGGAGATGACCTATCGCACCGTGGACGCCTCGCTCTACCAGCAGCGGGTGCAGGATCATGACTTCGACATGATGGTGGGCTCGTTCCCGCAGTCGCAGTCGCCGGGCAATGAGCAGATCGGCATGTGGACCAGTCAGAGCGCCGATGTGAAGGGCAGCCGTAACTTGCTGGGATTGAAAAACCCGGTGGTGGATGCGCTGGTGGAGCAGCTGATTCAAGCCAAGGATCGCGATGGCCTGGTGGCGGCGTGCCGCGCGCTGGACCGGGTGTTGATGGCCGGGGACTATCTGATCCCCAACTGGCACATCCCCTACCACCGCGTGGCCTACGCCAGCAAGCTCAAGCGCCCGGCCAAGCCGCCGCTCTACTACACCGCCGACGGCTGGTTGCTCTCCTGGTGGCTGGCCAAGCCGTGAGCGTGGGAGCCTGATTCGCCATGGCCGCCTATATTCTGCGCCGTCTGTTGCTGATGATCCCGACGCTGCTGGGGATTATGCTGCTTACCTTCGTCATCATCCAGTTCGTCCCCGGCGGGCCGGTGGAGCAGATGATTCACACCCTGGAGCAGGGGC from Magnetofaba australis IT-1 encodes:
- a CDS encoding extracellular solute-binding protein, encoding MKRSLCVFVLLWGLCLHAATAQAAHGLSLDGELKYPAEFKHFDYVNPQAPVGGHLTLQDMGGFDKLNPFTLKGAAPALLGALVFETLMTSSLDEPFAQYGLLAEDVVVAEDWMSVTFRLNAKAQFSDGTPVTAEDVKFSLETLKSDQASPFHASYYRDIERAEIIDARSVRFHFKQYNRELPLIAGQLPILSKKFFAKHSFKDLDLTIPVGSGPYVVEKVESGKSVLYRRNPNYWGWGLPVNQGFYNFDSIGLKVFKDPVVALEAFKAGEFDFITVYNSKQWARDYEGKQFDSGALIKEKLPHRNNQGMQAFIFNLRKPLFQDQRVRQALALAFDFEWSNHNLFYDQYTRDGSFFSNSEMAARPGPPQGAVLNLLEPFRKQLPAEVFEGVRPPPSTTPPGSLRGNLRQAMRLLKQAGWKLGPDRVLVNAKGERLAFDFLLAQPAFERVMAPFNANLKKLGVEMTYRTVDASLYQQRVQDHDFDMMVGSFPQSQSPGNEQIGMWTSQSADVKGSRNLLGLKNPVVDALVEQLIQAKDRDGLVAACRALDRVLMAGDYLIPNWHIPYHRVAYASKLKRPAKPPLYYTADGWLLSWWLAKP
- a CDS encoding HAD family hydrolase produces the protein MSSNRYELVIFDVDGTLMDSLGAISHVVNLSLKELGLPTISHASVGAIVGLSLDAAAQRLLPSATQQTRDQLVALYRQHYKALADANSLDHELFPGVRDTLYELKGRGVTLALATGKSMRGVERMIEEQNFHGLFAAIKTADCAPSKPHPGMLEQALAETAMPPEMALMVGDTDFDLLMANSAGVDACAFPSGAHPRERLAAANPKYWIDAIPQVLDIVSGKR
- a CDS encoding DUF4405 domain-containing protein: MATAKIFNLRGAISLIVTWAFLISVITGIVLFVVPQGRVAYWVSWTLGGMSKEQWGVIHIVFGLLFVVIGVWHLIYNWKPFVNYLKTKRRANDAGGKSGGVSRELLTASGFSVVLVVTAIADLPPTSWLMALNDWSKQAWITDPAFEPPFGHAEDVSLNGFCRKMTIDPVVARTALEQAGWTLPDNAGQTKLKDLALLNQSNAMALYAVIKPLEKSSAPQQAAPVASLSTDEIEARFAGSGIGQKSVAEVAQMLGVSPDYALQGLRAIGVETDTTGQLKPLAEQADKTPMDLLLAMAKGGGAQ
- the amrA gene encoding AmmeMemoRadiSam system protein A, with product MKAGPQLPALARAHLAAKLSDQPLQSAQSLRERFPELAEPGACFITLTKQGALRGCIGSLVAHRDLAADLIANAEAAAFRDPRFPPVNFEELAQIRVEVSLLSAPQPLPYDSADDLLCKLEPNVHGVILSVGGSRATFLPQVWEQLPSPTEFLSHLCRKAGLAGDCWRHGPQIQLYTVEKYKEETP
- a CDS encoding IS110 family transposase: MSNHIENGQVRVLGIDLGKSVFQLHGVDARGKSVLKQRLKRDKLLEFMAQLPPCLVGMEASSGAHHWARKFQGYGHEVRLMAPQYVKPYVKRHKNDSVDAEAICEAVQRPNMRFVGIKSVAQQEILSLHRIRSLAVKNRTALVNQIRGLLAEYGIVFPKSIKQARRAIVLILSDESSEMSANFRVILEDERDELAHLDERIGKYEREIEALAKAEPQCRLLMTIPGVGPITATALLASVGDVRAFKNGRELSAWIGLVPNQHSTGGKAWLTGISKRGNGYLRTLLIHGARAALRVCENKPDRRSQWAVSVSERRGANRAVVALANRMARSAWAMLVKQEAYGASAAV
- a CDS encoding RluA family pseudouridine synthase is translated as MNEPVRKTPARQEPVDAEFDGQRLDRFLTHHIPGMPRGEIQRLMRTGQVRVNGGRAKGDRRLALGDQVRIPPLTEADQKPRERGAAPPAALVKRLAERIIYRDGWMLVLDKPVGVPVHGGSGHEWGVVDAMRVYLDELGVVASPELCHRLDKETSGCLVFGLTPKAVRELTRAFRDGEVEKQYLTLVQGAPKPQGRIARNLAKGQVRGGERMVAASDGEGQEAATRYAMHERFSFCALMEATLETGRTHQIRVHFQDLGHPVAGDGKYGDKSFNQQMKSVGLKRMFLHAWRLRLKHPHEGRWMEFTAPLDDGLQSVLTALRDSAPKSSRPRQTQPAQRVQGKGAQPRSERRGGAPSARRRGGK
- the amrB gene encoding AmmeMemoRadiSam system protein B; protein product: MTTLSARPPAVAGMFYPDEPDLLRRTVAHFLSSAPKPQTTPCAVVAPHAGYRFSGVTAGYAYNGLPAATEENPRRVFLVGPSHRVYLDGVSVGDYSAFATPMGDIPLDLQTIGWMLTEPDVSNSANPHAMEHSLETQLPFLLESVQHMRLIPMVYGRISHERLAQILQTYASEDDLIVVSSDLSHFHDYDTARRLDSECHDAVAKQSAEQMSECEACGRTGVAALIMLAKQRGWRSELADYRNSGDTAGDKNRVVGYASYLYFDHTEQAA
- a CDS encoding metal-dependent hydrolase encodes the protein MADFSTHLSVGAAVSGAAATLVNAAGVINADQTLLLFTLGTIGGLLPDLDSDTSTPLKAGFTFLATLFGFVVMFGVGVGRYSVLELILLWWAAFLMIRYGVFALFTQLTKHRGIIHSVPAGALFAAIAIVLADRLFLLGITLAWLSGLFVLLGFLTHLLLDELVSLNLLKASGPRKSLGTAFKLFSNDWRATAGVYLALGALWFVLPPAPALFQLAALTGVWRAVLPNLLPHGSFFDITF